One window of the Anaeromyxobacter dehalogenans 2CP-C genome contains the following:
- a CDS encoding lmo0937 family membrane protein, giving the protein MLWLLASVLLVVWIVSLAFKVTVGAIHLLLLAALVLYVVGFVRGRHRTVT; this is encoded by the coding sequence ATGCTCTGGCTGCTGGCGTCGGTGCTGTTGGTCGTCTGGATCGTGTCGCTCGCGTTCAAGGTGACGGTGGGCGCCATCCACCTGCTCCTGCTCGCGGCGCTGGTGCTCTACGTGGTGGGCTTCGTCCGGGGCCGTCACCGGACGGTCACCTGA
- a CDS encoding class I SAM-dependent methyltransferase, with product MADSQRRAFDDRYREGTPPWDIGRPQAELVALAEAGEIVGDTLDVGCGTGENALHLAALGKRVMGVDGSPTAIARAREKAAARGLSVPFLVADALDLKALHRRFETAVDCGLFHVFDRAERRTYAHSLTEVLSPGSTLHLLCFSDEEPPGPGPFRISESDVGDAFRSIFALTRIREARFERLGADPARAWLATLVRI from the coding sequence ATGGCCGACTCGCAGCGCCGCGCGTTCGACGATCGCTACCGCGAGGGCACGCCGCCCTGGGACATCGGGCGCCCGCAGGCGGAGCTGGTGGCGCTGGCGGAGGCGGGCGAGATCGTCGGCGACACGCTCGACGTGGGCTGCGGCACCGGCGAGAACGCGCTCCACCTCGCCGCGCTCGGCAAGCGGGTCATGGGCGTGGACGGCTCGCCCACCGCGATCGCGCGGGCCCGCGAGAAGGCGGCCGCGCGCGGGCTCTCGGTGCCGTTCCTGGTGGCCGACGCGCTCGACCTGAAGGCGCTGCACCGGCGCTTCGAGACCGCGGTGGACTGCGGCCTGTTCCACGTGTTCGACCGCGCCGAGCGGCGGACCTACGCGCACTCGCTCACCGAGGTGCTGTCGCCGGGCTCGACGCTGCACCTGCTCTGCTTCTCCGACGAGGAGCCACCCGGCCCCGGCCCGTTCCGGATCTCCGAGTCCGACGTGGGCGACGCGTTCCGGTCGATCTTCGCTCTGACCCGGATCCGGGAGGCGCGCTTCGAGCGGCTCGGCGCCGACCCGGCGCGCGCGTGGCTCGCGACGCTCGTCCGGATCTAG
- a CDS encoding M20 family metallopeptidase: MAARIEDALTWLQGQRGAMEALLERLVAQNSFTQNRAGVEAVANVVAGQLRTLAMDVELRPSHHYGPHVLFTGRAAGAPVFLLGHTDTVFPPGTFEGFRREGDRARGPGVFDMKGGLVVMLFGLAAAKRAGVLERVAVRGVLVSEEEVGSPESQPVIRAHAAGAACALGFESGRPGDLVVTRRKGVASVRVEARGVAAHAGNEHEKGKSAIWSLARFVDRAQSLTDYARGLTVNVGTIAGGTTKNTVPDAASCEVDLRFETVADGQALREAVEAAARDAAIPGTALEVTPGAWRDPLERTPASSALAKEYGDCQRECGLGQGEAPLAGGGSDACTTGAAGIPTIDALGARGKAFHTLAEEVDLGSLVAKASALARFLARRAG; this comes from the coding sequence ATGGCCGCAAGGATCGAGGACGCGCTCACCTGGCTGCAGGGACAGCGCGGCGCCATGGAGGCGCTGCTGGAGCGCCTGGTCGCGCAGAACTCCTTCACGCAGAACCGCGCCGGGGTGGAGGCGGTCGCGAACGTGGTGGCGGGGCAGCTCCGCACGCTCGCCATGGACGTGGAGCTGCGCCCCTCGCACCATTACGGCCCGCACGTCCTGTTCACCGGCCGCGCCGCGGGCGCGCCGGTGTTCCTCCTCGGCCACACCGACACGGTGTTCCCGCCGGGCACGTTCGAGGGGTTCCGCCGCGAGGGCGACCGGGCGCGCGGGCCGGGCGTGTTCGACATGAAGGGCGGCCTCGTCGTCATGCTGTTCGGGCTGGCGGCGGCGAAGCGCGCCGGGGTCCTGGAGCGGGTGGCGGTGCGCGGGGTGCTCGTCTCCGAGGAGGAGGTGGGCTCCCCCGAGTCGCAGCCGGTCATCCGCGCCCACGCCGCGGGCGCCGCCTGCGCGCTCGGCTTCGAGTCGGGCCGCCCGGGCGACCTGGTGGTCACGCGCCGCAAGGGCGTGGCCTCGGTGCGGGTCGAGGCGCGCGGGGTGGCGGCGCACGCGGGCAACGAGCACGAGAAGGGCAAGAGCGCCATCTGGTCGCTGGCGCGCTTCGTGGACCGCGCCCAGTCGCTCACCGACTACGCGCGCGGGCTCACCGTGAACGTCGGGACCATCGCCGGCGGCACCACCAAGAACACCGTGCCGGACGCGGCCTCCTGCGAGGTGGACCTGCGCTTCGAGACCGTCGCCGACGGGCAGGCGCTGCGCGAGGCGGTGGAGGCGGCCGCGCGGGACGCCGCCATCCCGGGCACGGCGCTCGAGGTGACCCCCGGCGCCTGGCGCGATCCGCTGGAGCGCACCCCGGCCTCGTCGGCCCTCGCGAAGGAGTACGGCGACTGCCAGCGCGAGTGCGGCCTGGGGCAGGGCGAGGCCCCGCTCGCCGGCGGCGGCTCGGACGCGTGCACCACCGGCGCGGCGGGCATCCCGACGATCGACGCGCTCGGCGCGCGCGGCAAGGCCTTCCACACGCTCGCCGAGGAGGTGGACCTCGGCTCGCTGGTGGCGAAGGCGAGCGCGCTGGCCCGCTTCCTGGCCCGCCGCGCCGGCTGA
- a CDS encoding sensor histidine kinase: MISSAASRGPVRPETVEPGRGDGQDGGAGEAGPGKETSLRRPRAASAAVRPEAWPALAMFGVCALLAAETALLAAIGLGAGDALLPGGDHEGVLFGASLAAAVLGGALASMTLLRALRASRADRDGRAQAEAALRTRDEFLGLAAHELKTPLTALFLELGAAGRDAARRGDEAARGHLSRADRAARRLAELVSRLLVDARAAAEPLALEEVDLGALANDAVDARRELFDRARCDVTVRAEGPVSGRWDRTRVDRALASLLANAAKYGQGRPIEVTVRAEGAQARLSVRDHGIGIPPERRAAIFDRYARAVSARHYGGLGLGLWIARREALALGGTVTVESRPGHGAEFTLRLPAGAVAPLRGLPRAAGGALARAPARALRWLAWRSRRC, encoded by the coding sequence ATGATCAGCAGCGCAGCGAGCCGGGGCCCGGTGCGGCCGGAGACGGTCGAGCCGGGGCGGGGGGACGGCCAGGACGGCGGGGCCGGCGAGGCCGGCCCCGGGAAGGAGACGAGCCTGCGGCGCCCGCGCGCCGCCTCGGCGGCGGTGCGCCCCGAGGCGTGGCCGGCGCTCGCCATGTTCGGCGTGTGCGCCCTGCTCGCGGCCGAGACGGCGCTCCTCGCCGCCATCGGCCTCGGCGCGGGGGACGCGCTGCTGCCCGGCGGCGATCACGAGGGCGTGCTGTTCGGGGCCTCGCTCGCCGCGGCGGTGCTGGGCGGCGCGCTCGCCTCGATGACGCTGCTCCGCGCGCTGCGCGCCTCGCGCGCCGACCGCGACGGGCGCGCCCAGGCCGAGGCGGCGCTGCGCACCCGCGACGAGTTCCTCGGCCTCGCCGCCCACGAGCTGAAGACGCCGCTCACCGCCCTGTTCCTGGAGCTCGGCGCCGCGGGGCGCGACGCGGCCCGGCGCGGCGACGAGGCGGCGCGGGGGCACCTGTCGCGCGCCGATCGCGCCGCGCGACGGCTCGCCGAGCTGGTCTCGCGCCTGCTGGTGGACGCGCGCGCGGCCGCGGAGCCGCTCGCGCTCGAGGAGGTGGACCTCGGGGCGCTGGCGAACGACGCGGTGGACGCGCGCCGCGAGCTGTTCGACCGCGCCCGCTGCGACGTCACGGTTCGCGCCGAGGGCCCGGTGAGCGGGCGCTGGGATCGCACGCGGGTCGATCGCGCGCTCGCCAGCCTGCTCGCGAACGCCGCCAAGTACGGGCAGGGGCGGCCGATCGAGGTGACGGTCCGCGCCGAGGGCGCGCAGGCCCGGCTCTCGGTGCGCGACCACGGCATCGGCATCCCGCCGGAGCGCCGCGCCGCCATCTTCGACCGCTACGCGCGGGCGGTGTCGGCCCGCCACTACGGCGGCCTCGGGCTCGGCCTCTGGATCGCGCGCCGCGAGGCGCTCGCGCTCGGCGGCACGGTGACGGTGGAGAGCCGGCCCGGCCACGGCGCCGAGTTCACGCTGCGGCTCCCGGCGGGCGCGGTGGCGCCGCTGCGCGGGCTCCCCCGCGCGGCGGGGGGCGCGCTGGCCCGGGCGCCCGCGCGGGCGCTGCGCTGGCTGGCGTGGCGCAGCCGCCGGTGCTAG
- a CDS encoding sulfatase-like hydrolase/transferase, protein MLLHPAGAPRGGPSGLRFPAFLWALLHVPVFLALYATSIGQAVQATPAPYRAWLWPTFLPQALLLALLAFALALPFSLAPRAYRFAVGAVAGLLTGGLAVDAKVLQSVGFHLNGFFLRVMLQPNALRETGVPLSDVLLFLGGALALVAVDVLAGAWFVRRFAAPARRTWPWALALLLLSAAERVYGGGLTYFAGSSVFAASTTLPLQVPIRMQGLARSIFGERTNDPFEGTNASKRLPAGVDPAELRFEPRPDVLFVVAESLPAEHLDARTMPRLWARAQGGARFTRHYAAASSTNYTLFSLVYGLQAQKLEAVVGAGRQPTLFPALTHNGYQVKVSAASCVDWMDLQKTVFGGVSDLETWCDGNDPSTRDAQMLKSARAFAARADPARPVFLFLFFFGTHFNYFHEPEDQVFAPAWDGLGGLKATRAPGQEIENRARNAAHALDRALDAFLDDFARTRGREPLVVFTGDHGEEFRQKGHLGHGSAVTDEQIHVPAVWLGPGVPAGVRDTVTSHVDVVPTLFSLLGERHAPSLYADGVSMFDAPEDRFVVSTVGWEPRYAAIGKDLKVTMYAGMGGAQITDPDDRPLPDGPARMARQAGRILRALRGESEPAPRAAAAPAP, encoded by the coding sequence ATGCTCCTGCACCCCGCTGGCGCGCCGCGGGGGGGCCCGTCCGGCCTCAGGTTTCCGGCGTTCCTCTGGGCGCTCCTCCACGTTCCGGTCTTCCTCGCCCTGTACGCGACCTCCATCGGGCAGGCCGTCCAGGCCACGCCGGCGCCGTACCGCGCCTGGCTCTGGCCGACGTTCCTCCCGCAGGCGCTGCTCCTCGCGCTCCTGGCGTTCGCGCTGGCGCTGCCGTTCTCGCTCGCCCCGCGCGCCTACCGCTTCGCGGTGGGGGCCGTGGCCGGGCTGCTCACCGGCGGGCTGGCGGTGGACGCGAAGGTGCTGCAGTCGGTGGGCTTCCACCTGAACGGCTTCTTCCTGCGCGTCATGCTGCAGCCGAACGCGCTGCGCGAGACCGGCGTGCCGCTCTCCGACGTGCTCCTGTTCCTCGGGGGCGCGCTCGCGCTGGTGGCGGTGGACGTCCTCGCCGGCGCCTGGTTCGTGCGCCGCTTCGCGGCCCCCGCGCGCCGCACCTGGCCGTGGGCGCTCGCGCTCCTGCTCCTCTCCGCGGCGGAGCGGGTGTACGGCGGCGGGCTCACCTACTTCGCCGGCTCCTCGGTGTTCGCCGCCTCCACCACGCTCCCGCTCCAGGTGCCCATCCGCATGCAGGGGCTGGCGCGCTCGATCTTCGGCGAGCGCACCAACGATCCCTTCGAGGGCACGAACGCCTCGAAGCGGCTGCCGGCCGGCGTGGACCCCGCCGAGCTCCGCTTCGAGCCGCGGCCCGACGTCCTGTTCGTGGTGGCGGAGAGCCTGCCCGCCGAGCACCTCGACGCGCGCACCATGCCGCGCCTGTGGGCGCGCGCCCAGGGCGGCGCGCGCTTCACCCGGCACTACGCCGCCGCCAGCTCCACGAACTACACGCTCTTCTCGCTCGTGTACGGGCTCCAGGCGCAGAAGCTCGAGGCGGTGGTCGGCGCGGGGCGCCAGCCGACGCTGTTCCCGGCGCTGACCCACAACGGCTACCAGGTGAAGGTCAGCGCGGCCTCCTGCGTGGACTGGATGGACCTGCAGAAGACCGTGTTCGGCGGGGTCTCCGACCTCGAGACCTGGTGCGACGGGAACGACCCGTCCACCCGCGACGCCCAGATGCTGAAGAGCGCCCGCGCGTTCGCGGCCCGGGCCGACCCGGCGCGCCCGGTGTTCCTGTTCCTCTTCTTCTTCGGCACCCACTTCAACTACTTCCACGAGCCCGAGGACCAGGTGTTCGCGCCGGCCTGGGACGGCCTGGGCGGCCTGAAGGCCACCCGCGCGCCGGGCCAGGAGATCGAGAACCGCGCCCGCAACGCCGCGCACGCGCTCGACCGCGCGCTCGACGCGTTCCTCGACGACTTCGCGCGGACCCGCGGGCGCGAGCCGCTCGTGGTCTTCACCGGCGACCACGGCGAGGAGTTCCGGCAGAAGGGGCACCTCGGCCACGGCTCGGCCGTCACCGACGAGCAGATCCACGTGCCGGCGGTGTGGCTCGGGCCGGGCGTGCCCGCCGGCGTGCGCGACACGGTCACCAGCCACGTGGACGTGGTGCCGACGCTGTTCTCGCTGCTCGGCGAGCGGCACGCGCCCTCGCTCTACGCCGACGGCGTGTCCATGTTCGACGCGCCCGAGGACCGGTTCGTGGTCTCGACGGTGGGCTGGGAGCCGCGCTACGCCGCCATCGGCAAGGACCTGAAGGTCACGATGTACGCCGGCATGGGCGGCGCGCAGATCACCGACCCCGACGACCGGCCGCTCCCCGACGGGCCGGCGCGGATGGCCCGGCAGGCCGGGCGGATCCTGCGCGCGCTCCGGGGCGAGTCCGAGCCCGCCCCCCGCGCCGCGGCCGCGCCGGCGCCCTGA
- the argC gene encoding N-acetyl-gamma-glutamyl-phosphate reductase yields the protein MATGKRFKAAVIGGSGYGGAEMIRRLLVHPEVELVRVASIDFVGEPLSAADPALEAVTDLTFEGIPPAEAAAGMDVVLLGLPHTVAASKVPELAALPGVKVVDMSGDFRLKDAAAYQRWYKHVHPCPERLADFVYGLPELNRERIRGARFVASPGCFATTIELALLPLARAGLLEGVVHVQGITGSSGSGVAPSAGTHHPVRAGNLKTYKPLEHQHVPEITETLAAAGARDLALRFVPVSAPLSRGILATAFVELPEAWTQDRLDRLYREAYAGEPFVRVPRKRLPEVAAVSGSNYAEVGVAVGPALGGRRTVTLFGATDNLVKGGAGQAIQNMNLVLGLDEKASLADPGPWPP from the coding sequence ATGGCGACCGGCAAGCGCTTCAAGGCCGCGGTCATCGGCGGCTCCGGCTATGGCGGGGCGGAGATGATCCGCCGGCTCCTCGTCCACCCCGAGGTGGAGCTGGTCCGCGTCGCCTCCATCGACTTCGTGGGCGAGCCGCTCTCGGCCGCCGATCCGGCCCTCGAGGCGGTCACCGACCTCACGTTCGAGGGGATCCCCCCGGCGGAGGCGGCCGCGGGCATGGACGTCGTGCTGCTCGGGCTGCCGCACACGGTGGCGGCCTCGAAGGTGCCGGAGCTCGCGGCGCTGCCCGGCGTGAAGGTCGTGGACATGAGCGGCGACTTCCGGCTGAAGGACGCCGCCGCGTACCAGCGCTGGTACAAGCACGTCCACCCCTGCCCGGAGCGGCTCGCCGACTTCGTCTACGGGCTGCCCGAGCTCAACCGGGAGCGGATCCGGGGGGCGCGCTTCGTCGCCTCGCCCGGCTGCTTCGCCACCACCATCGAGCTCGCGCTCCTGCCGCTCGCGCGCGCCGGGCTGCTCGAGGGCGTGGTCCACGTGCAGGGCATCACCGGGTCCTCCGGCTCGGGGGTGGCGCCGTCGGCCGGCACGCACCACCCGGTCCGCGCCGGAAACCTCAAGACGTACAAGCCGCTCGAGCACCAGCACGTCCCGGAGATCACCGAGACGCTCGCCGCCGCGGGCGCGCGCGACCTCGCGCTGCGGTTCGTGCCGGTGTCGGCGCCGCTCTCGCGCGGCATCCTCGCCACCGCGTTCGTGGAGCTGCCGGAGGCCTGGACGCAGGACCGGCTCGACCGCCTCTACCGCGAGGCCTACGCGGGCGAGCCGTTCGTGCGCGTCCCGCGCAAGCGCCTGCCGGAGGTCGCGGCGGTGTCCGGCTCGAACTACGCCGAGGTGGGCGTGGCGGTGGGGCCGGCGCTCGGCGGACGGCGCACGGTGACGCTGTTCGGCGCGACCGACAACCTGGTGAAGGGCGGGGCCGGCCAGGCCATCCAGAACATGAACCTCGTGCTCGGGCTCGACGAGAAGGCCTCGCTCGCCGATCCCGGCCCCTGGCCTCCATGA
- a CDS encoding membrane protein, producing the protein MTTRARLLTFGLAAAWLAIGYLNVARGASHAGAGYRFWSFQHHCYSDVIALHGDRYLGGGRPLPYLEDRIEYPVLLGIALWLPSFVPGGALVHFTVTYALLALCLFAALLALERLPGARPFWLGATPALVYYAGLNWDLLPIALLCAALLALARGRPGAGGALTALGTSAKLFPGVLAPPALLALAAEPSRAPLLRFGAGLAGALLAVNLPFALAAPEGWSWFFRFNAGRGAENSIWDALGVGRGPWLEVLSTGPMLLAVALGCAAAWRAARAGGDARRAVRLAVALALTAWIATNKIWSPQYALYGFLAGALAAAPTGLFLVLSAVSVADFHVAFEVRARRWDPWFRDHLFHPDGVVRSVLWLALAAWIARELWRCARAAPAAGTVSSPSTR; encoded by the coding sequence GTGACCACCCGCGCCCGGCTCCTCACCTTCGGCCTCGCCGCAGCCTGGCTGGCGATCGGCTACCTGAACGTCGCGCGCGGGGCCTCGCACGCCGGCGCCGGCTACCGCTTCTGGTCGTTCCAGCACCACTGCTACTCCGACGTGATCGCGCTGCACGGCGACCGCTACCTGGGCGGCGGCCGGCCGCTGCCGTACCTCGAGGACCGGATCGAGTACCCGGTGCTGCTGGGCATCGCGCTGTGGCTCCCGAGCTTCGTCCCGGGCGGCGCGCTCGTGCACTTCACCGTGACCTACGCCCTGCTGGCGCTGTGCCTGTTCGCGGCGCTGCTCGCGCTGGAGCGGCTGCCCGGGGCGCGCCCGTTCTGGCTCGGCGCGACGCCGGCGCTCGTCTACTACGCCGGGCTGAACTGGGACCTGCTGCCCATCGCGCTCCTCTGCGCGGCGCTGCTCGCGCTCGCGCGCGGCCGCCCGGGCGCGGGCGGGGCGCTCACCGCCCTCGGCACCTCGGCGAAGCTGTTCCCGGGCGTGCTCGCGCCGCCGGCGCTCCTCGCGCTCGCCGCCGAGCCGTCGCGCGCGCCGCTCCTCCGCTTCGGCGCGGGCCTCGCCGGCGCGCTCCTCGCCGTGAACCTGCCGTTCGCGCTCGCCGCCCCGGAGGGCTGGAGCTGGTTCTTCCGCTTCAACGCCGGGCGCGGCGCCGAGAACTCGATCTGGGACGCGCTGGGCGTGGGGCGCGGCCCCTGGCTCGAGGTCCTCTCCACCGGGCCGATGCTCCTCGCGGTCGCGCTCGGCTGCGCCGCGGCCTGGCGCGCCGCGCGGGCCGGGGGCGACGCCCGCCGGGCGGTGCGGCTCGCGGTGGCGCTCGCGCTCACCGCCTGGATCGCCACGAACAAGATCTGGAGCCCGCAGTACGCGCTCTACGGCTTCCTGGCGGGCGCGCTCGCCGCCGCCCCCACCGGCCTCTTCCTCGTGCTGAGCGCGGTGTCCGTCGCCGACTTCCACGTCGCGTTCGAGGTCCGGGCCCGGCGCTGGGACCCCTGGTTCCGGGACCACCTGTTCCACCCGGACGGCGTGGTCCGCTCGGTGCTCTGGCTCGCGCTCGCCGCGTGGATCGCGCGCGAGCTGTGGCGCTGCGCGCGGGCCGCCCCGGCGGCCGGGACGGTCAGTAGTCCTTCGACCAGATGA
- a CDS encoding transglutaminase domain-containing protein: MIALAAAALLAALPAGEARYRVELSGEPVGAAELRVACAGARCRLTFETWLRAPEEAGGAVRVRRVEAEVDREGRLAGAVRRTEDGAPRAASAAPGRVPASAAELAILASLAAGGGAAACLPAFDEEDGRTGLACAGPALPDGARALEVLGEREEVRAAPDGFPAEVRLPDQGARFVRDAAAAPPARAPRLPVRVPGPAEADRARAFCGLAADPPAPAPPPAAAPPAAPGPGDCRAQAAAWIAAARRAGLEARQAVGVAHDGEGFTWHAWAEVRGPAGWIAVDPAFGEAPARGPRFTVARFTLGDPAARAEAGRRILACWGRGRVR; this comes from the coding sequence GTGATCGCGCTCGCCGCGGCGGCGCTGCTGGCGGCGCTTCCGGCGGGCGAGGCGCGCTACCGCGTCGAGCTCTCCGGCGAGCCGGTGGGCGCGGCCGAGCTGCGGGTCGCCTGCGCCGGGGCGCGGTGCCGGCTGACCTTCGAGACCTGGCTGCGCGCGCCGGAGGAGGCCGGCGGCGCGGTGCGCGTGCGCCGCGTCGAGGCCGAGGTGGACCGGGAGGGCCGGCTGGCGGGCGCGGTGCGCCGGACCGAGGACGGGGCGCCGCGGGCGGCGAGCGCGGCGCCGGGGCGGGTGCCGGCCTCGGCGGCCGAGCTCGCGATCCTCGCGAGCCTGGCGGCGGGCGGCGGCGCCGCGGCGTGCCTGCCCGCGTTCGACGAGGAGGACGGGCGCACCGGCCTCGCCTGCGCCGGCCCGGCGCTGCCGGACGGCGCGCGCGCGCTGGAGGTGCTGGGCGAGCGGGAGGAGGTGCGGGCGGCGCCGGACGGCTTCCCGGCCGAGGTCCGGCTGCCGGACCAGGGCGCGCGCTTCGTCCGCGACGCCGCGGCCGCGCCGCCGGCCCGGGCGCCGCGCCTGCCGGTCCGCGTCCCCGGCCCCGCCGAGGCGGACCGCGCCCGCGCGTTCTGCGGGCTCGCCGCCGATCCCCCCGCGCCGGCCCCGCCCCCCGCGGCCGCGCCGCCCGCCGCGCCCGGGCCGGGCGACTGCCGGGCGCAGGCCGCGGCCTGGATCGCGGCGGCGCGGCGCGCCGGGCTCGAGGCGCGCCAGGCCGTGGGCGTGGCGCACGACGGGGAAGGGTTCACCTGGCACGCCTGGGCCGAGGTGCGCGGGCCGGCGGGCTGGATCGCCGTCGATCCGGCGTTCGGCGAGGCGCCCGCGCGGGGGCCTCGCTTCACCGTGGCGCGGTTCACGCTGGGTGACCCGGCCGCCCGCGCCGAGGCGGGTCGCCGGATCCTCGCGTGCTGGGGACGGGGGCGGGTGAGGTAG
- a CDS encoding tetratricopeptide repeat protein — translation MSGRTVRRPARKAPPTIDRTATLALADRARARGRRRKAVALYQRVLAQHPEDLAVHGKVAPLLAARGEREAALRSFRAAIDGHRRAGFVDRALAVLAQATEAFPRDDGLWEEMGSLELSRGRRADAVAALVRGGRTLLAARALGPAERLLHAAGRLEPWHGEATLLLARAWARSGRRRDAIRLLEGLAQRTGGRTRAAARALALRLSPTPARLWRWLRPSTG, via the coding sequence GTGTCCGGCCGCACCGTCCGTCGCCCCGCCCGCAAGGCGCCGCCCACCATCGACCGCACCGCCACGCTCGCGCTCGCCGACCGGGCGCGGGCGCGCGGCCGCCGCCGGAAGGCGGTGGCGCTCTACCAGCGCGTGCTCGCGCAGCACCCCGAAGATCTCGCCGTGCACGGGAAGGTGGCGCCGCTGCTCGCCGCGCGCGGCGAGCGCGAGGCGGCGCTGCGCAGCTTCCGCGCCGCCATCGACGGCCACCGCCGCGCCGGGTTCGTGGACCGCGCGCTGGCGGTGCTGGCGCAGGCCACCGAGGCGTTCCCGCGCGACGACGGCCTGTGGGAGGAGATGGGGAGCCTGGAGCTGTCGCGCGGGCGGCGCGCCGACGCGGTGGCGGCGCTGGTGCGCGGCGGCCGCACGCTGCTCGCCGCGCGCGCGCTCGGCCCGGCGGAGCGGCTGCTCCACGCGGCCGGGCGCCTCGAGCCGTGGCACGGCGAGGCGACGCTGCTGCTCGCGCGCGCCTGGGCGCGCTCCGGCCGGCGGCGCGACGCGATCCGGCTGCTGGAGGGGCTGGCGCAGCGGACCGGCGGGCGCACCCGCGCCGCGGCCCGCGCGCTGGCGCTCCGGCTCTCTCCGACCCCCGCGCGGCTCTGGCGCTGGCTGCGCCCCTCGACCGGCTAG
- the argB gene encoding acetylglutamate kinase: protein MKTIVLKLGGEIVHSPELDLVARDLRTLVDGWNRVAIVHGGGPQATALQKRLGLETRMVAGRRYTDEATLEVMKYVVAGQLNVDLCARLLANGVMPVGLHGASGHAVQATRRPPRVMQGAGPEPVDLGLVGDVVGFNLPLLGDLFERRYVPVLACLGCDDAGQALNINGDTVASQLAGALRADALVLVTSTPGVLRDVKDPSSRIPRITRAEFERLVADGTISGGMIPKLEESFEVLRGGARSVVILGKLSPGDLVAAVLEPGSAGTVLE, encoded by the coding sequence ATGAAGACCATCGTCCTCAAGCTGGGCGGCGAGATCGTCCACTCGCCGGAGCTCGACCTGGTGGCGCGCGACCTGCGCACGCTCGTGGACGGCTGGAACCGGGTGGCCATCGTCCACGGCGGCGGCCCGCAGGCGACCGCCCTGCAGAAGCGGCTCGGCCTCGAGACGCGGATGGTGGCGGGCCGGCGCTACACCGATGAGGCCACCCTCGAGGTGATGAAGTACGTGGTGGCGGGACAGCTCAACGTCGATCTCTGCGCGCGGCTGCTCGCGAACGGCGTCATGCCGGTGGGGCTGCACGGCGCGAGCGGCCACGCCGTCCAGGCCACCCGCCGGCCGCCCCGGGTGATGCAGGGCGCCGGGCCCGAGCCGGTGGACCTCGGCCTGGTGGGCGACGTCGTCGGCTTCAACCTGCCGCTCCTCGGCGACCTGTTCGAGCGGCGCTACGTGCCGGTGCTGGCGTGCCTGGGCTGCGACGACGCCGGCCAGGCGCTCAACATCAACGGCGACACGGTGGCGAGCCAGCTGGCGGGCGCGCTCCGCGCCGACGCGCTCGTGCTCGTCACCTCCACCCCGGGCGTGCTCCGCGACGTGAAGGATCCCTCGAGCCGCATCCCGCGCATCACCCGCGCCGAGTTCGAGCGGCTGGTGGCGGACGGCACCATCTCCGGCGGCATGATCCCGAAGCTGGAGGAGTCGTTCGAGGTGCTGCGCGGCGGCGCCCGCTCGGTGGTGATCCTCGGGAAGCTCTCGCCCGGCGACCTCGTCGCCGCGGTGCTCGAGCCGGGCTCCGCGGGCACGGTGCTCGAGTAG
- a CDS encoding DedA family protein, whose translation MTPLQRLADALAALVSTTGPYAPGILFFATLVEYVFPPFPGDLLVVLGAWYAVEGAISWPLTFVSVTAGGLAGAWLDHRVGAALGRRLDARAARHGALSVQARRLERFEASYRRWGGWLLVANRFLPGVRAFIFIGAGASRIPLRRVLLLGGLSAALWNAVLLAAGAFLAHNQEELIQLVHRYTRVAWAALAACALLWVLGIAWRRAARRRAAAAGEEEA comes from the coding sequence GTGACCCCGCTCCAGCGCCTCGCCGACGCGCTCGCCGCGCTCGTCTCGACCACCGGGCCGTACGCGCCGGGGATCCTGTTCTTCGCCACCCTGGTCGAGTACGTGTTCCCGCCGTTCCCCGGCGACCTGCTGGTGGTCCTCGGCGCCTGGTACGCGGTGGAGGGCGCCATCTCCTGGCCGCTCACGTTCGTCTCGGTCACCGCGGGCGGCCTGGCCGGCGCGTGGCTGGACCACCGCGTCGGCGCGGCGCTCGGGCGGCGGCTCGACGCGCGCGCCGCCCGGCACGGCGCGCTCTCCGTGCAGGCGCGGCGGCTGGAGCGGTTCGAGGCGAGCTACCGCCGCTGGGGCGGCTGGCTGCTCGTCGCGAACCGGTTCCTGCCCGGCGTCCGGGCGTTCATCTTCATCGGCGCGGGCGCCTCCCGGATCCCGCTCCGCCGCGTGCTCCTCCTCGGCGGCCTGTCCGCCGCGCTCTGGAACGCGGTGCTGCTCGCGGCCGGCGCGTTCCTGGCGCACAACCAGGAGGAGCTCATCCAGCTCGTGCACCGGTACACGCGCGTCGCCTGGGCCGCGCTGGCCGCCTGCGCGCTCCTGTGGGTGCTCGGGATCGCCTGGCGGCGCGCGGCCCGGCGCCGCGCCGCGGCGGCCGGCGAGGAGGAGGCGTGA